TAGCTGATCTACGATTACTAGTGATTCCAGCTTCATGTAGTCGAGTTGCAGACTACAATCCGAACTGAGAACAGGTTTATAGATTTGCTCCACCTCGCGGTATCGCGTCTCATTGTCCTGCCCATTGTAGCACGTGTGTTGCCCTAGCCGTAAGGGCCATGATGACTTGACGTCGTCCTCACCTTCCTCCTCCTTGCGAAGGCAGTCTCACTAGAGTCCTCGGCCGAACCGTTAGTAACTAGTGACGAGGGTTGCGCTCGTTGCGGGACTTAACCCAACATCTCACGACACGAGCTGACGACAGCCGTGCAGCACCTGTTTTCGAGCTCCCGAAGGCACTCCCGTATCTCTACAGGATTCTCTCAATGTCAAGGCTAGGTAAGGTTCTTCGCGTATCTTCGAATTAAACCACATGCTCCACCACTTGTGCGGGTCCCCGTCTATTCCTTTGAGTTTTAATCTTGCGACCGTACTCCCCAGGCGGAATGTTTAATGCGTTAGCTGCATCACCGAAGACACTAGGCCTCCGACGACTAACATTCATCGTTTAGGGCGTGGACTACCAGGGTATCTAATCCTGTTTGCTCCCCACGCTTTCGCGCCTCAGCGTCAGTACTGTTCCAGAAGATCGCCTTCGCTTTTGGTATTCCTAGTTATCTCTACGGATTTTACCCCTACACAACTAATTCCATCTTCCCCTCCCAGACTCTAGCCTAATAGTTTTGGATGCAGTTCTATGGTTGAGCCATAGGCTTTCACATCCAACTTAAAAGGCCGCCTGCGCGCGCTTTACGCCCAGTGATTCCGAGTAACGCTTGCACCCTCCGTATTACCGCGGCTGCTGGCACGGAGTTAGCCGGTGCTTATTCATATGGTACCGTCATTATCTTCCCATATAAAAGGAGTTTACACACCGAAATGCGTCATCCTCCACGCGGCGTTGCTGCATCAGAGTTTCCTCCATTGTGCAATATTCCCCACTGCTGCCTCCCGTAGGAGTCTGGACCGTGTCTCAGTTCCAGTGTGGCTGATCATCCTCTCAGACCAGCTAGGCGTCATTGGCTTGGTAGGCTCTTACCCCACCAACTACCTGATACCATATAATCTTATCCCTTGGCGAAAAAACGTTTCCCAACTATGATTAACATAGAAGGAGTATGAGGTATTAATCACCGTTTCCAGTGGCTATCCCTCTCCAAGGGGCAAATTAACTATACATTACTCACCCGTCCGCCACTTAGCTGACACTCTAGCAAGCTAGAGCCGTTCTCGTTCGACTTGCATGTGTTAAGCACGCCGCCAGCGTTCACTCTGAGCCAGGATCAAACTCTCCATTAAAAATAGAATGGTTTGAACCATTGTCAGAATCACTTAAGTTATTTCTACTTAAGTTAATTCATATCACTTTTTTGTTAAAAAGTGCAAAAATTAAATCTCAAATAGACGTTGATTTGTTTACTTATATTTGGTTGTCAAAGATCACTCAATAACACTCTTTCTAGCAACTCGCTAGCTCTCCATGTGTTGTTGGACGCGTATTATAGCACCGAATCCCTTCCTTGTCAAGGGTTTTTGCGAAATATTTGTGTTTTTTTTTGTTTTTTTTCTTTGCTTACATTATATAATATATAAAAAATTATCTTAAATGATACTGTTTATGGAAAATTTGAATTAGTAGCTATTCAGATGTTTACCTGTTGTCGGAGTAACAGTAATAAAAATGGATAATGAAGTATAGAATGTAGGTTATAAAAAATAGAGAAAAATGACACAAGGGATAAACTATCCCTTGTGTCCTGAAAAAATATTGTATTATGCGATAGGTTCAGCTTTCTGAACGTCGTAAAGGATATCATCCATTGGGTGTCTATACATTGGCATAGCCAATCTTTTTTCATCAAGTACGTGACCGATGAATCCGATGGATCTACCAACGATGAAGAAGGCATTGAGTGTACCTGACTCGATGAACTCATTGATCTCTTCTTCAGAGTATCCCAGTGCTCTCCACATATCTACCATAAGAATACCGATAGTACCATCCACGTTAAGAATGAGATTCTCTTTCTTGCTTGTCGTGAGCGCTTCAACTGTTCTTGCATAATCCAGCAGTGGTGTTGCAGGGAAATTCTCTGCCGCAAAGTTCATAAGACCCGTTACACGAAGATCAGGGTTCTTCAATGATTTGATTCTGTGTCCAATTCCCGGAATCGGCACACCCTCACCTTTCATATAGTTCAAAAACTCTGCCGGTGTCAGATCATTGTCATCTGCATACTTGAAGTATTTTGCCGCACCATCAATGGCACCACCGAATCTTGGTCCAATAGTAAGAAGACCTGTTACCAAGGCTTCAACCACCGATTTTCCCGCTCTTGCCGTTACCTTGGCATTATGTGCACCTGAAACGGCAGGGCCATGGTCTGCAACAGTTTTGATAACTGTTTCAATGAACTCTGTCGCCCACTTCGGGTACTGTTTTTTGAACCAGAGAAGTGAAATGACATCACCGATACCTTTGCCCGTATCAGGAGTCGCTACTGAAGAGATAGGGAAGCCGGCATAAGTCGCTTCTTCACCTCTGTCATCAGAGATCGTACAGATGAACTGCTTGGGTCTTCTGACCTTTGGAACAATTCTGAGCTCAGGCTCTTCGATCTCACCAATGATACCTTTTGATTTAAGATCATTATAAACTTCTGCGATCGTAGCAGGAAGGTCATTGAATGATTCAGGTACATAGATACCGGCTTCTGCCATTGCTTTGTTCTTCGCAGCAGCTGTTTCGGCATCTGCATTTGCAGAAGCACCTGCGTGACCGAACTGAACACCTGAAGAAAAGTGCTTGGCGATCGTACCGATACACCATGCAATGATCGGCTTTTTGATCCTGCCGTCTTTGACAGCTTCAATCACTTTGTACTCTTCCGTACCACCCACTTCACCAAGAAGGATCATGTATTTGACATCCGGATTCTCTTCCATTCTTAGAAGGTGATCGATAAATACGGAACCGACAAATCTGTCACCACCGATCGCTACACCTTCTGCAATACCGTCAGCGTTGATGGCAATAATGTTTGAAAGCTCGTTGAAAAGACCACCTGAACGTGTTACAAGACCACAGCTTCCCGCTCTGTGAAGTTTGGAGTTCACGATGTTCTCAATCGTACCACCGATATTGGCGATCTTGAATGCGCCTGGAGCAATGGCACCAACCGTTGCAGGTCCAATAACAATGATACCGGCATCTCTTGCTGCCTGATTCATTTTTCTAGCCAGTCTTTCGGGGATACCTTCGGCTGTGATCATAATGGATTTGAACTGGTCACCCATTTCGATCGCCTCCATGGTTACATCGTAAGCCGTTCTGAATGATGCGAAGTTCAAAAGTACATCTGCCTGAGGCTGTTCTTTGACAGCATCTGCTGTCGACTTGTAAAGAGAAATCATGATCTCATCTGGACCATAGAAGAATTTCTCAAACTTATTTCCGCTCGTAGGCGCAACGATCCCTGCTACGGATGGCTTTTCTCTACCGATCGTATAGTCGTAATCCAACATTCTCTGGATCGCTGTTTTGTTGTTGTTCCAAAAAATCGCTTGTGTATCTTTAGTATATAATCTACTGCTCATCTGATTCTCCTACCCTTACTTCTCTAATGCCATTCTAACAATGTCAGTGACATGTGTTTCCGGCCCATAAACTTCAATATAAAGACCCAATCTGTCAGCGGCTTCTTTAATATCTTTCAGCCCTTTTTCATAGTTTGGTCCACCACGTCTTACATAGATCTTTGTCTTATGCTCTTTGAGCTTGTCCGCATAGATCTCAAATGCCTGGATGATACCCGTAAATGTTTTGGCAACATCGGTAAAGTTCGCAATCGCACCACCGATGATAAGTACTTTCCCTCTCGGGTCATCGTATCTTGTCATCAGATCAAAGATAGTCTCTGCATAGAACTTCGTTTCACCTGTTGTCGGCCCGCCTGAGTATTCACCGTAGTTCGCCAAGTCCTCAACACCGGCAAAGTCGGCAATCGTATCAGCATAGACCACTGATGCACCACCACCGGCGACCATTGTCCAGATGCGGCCCATCGGGTTAAGGATCGTCAGTTTGAGAGAAGCGCCTGATTTGCTATCCGCTTCTGCGATTGCTTTTTCTTCATCAGACATATCCTCCATACCGAATGCAGTCGGGAACTCGATGTCACCCCATGCATCTTTCATCATGAATCCTGCGGTATCGTCCAGTCTTGCAACCAAGTCAAGGATTGCCATTTCACCGCCGTCAAGCATAACGATCGGGTTGATCTCAAGGTAAGCGAAGTTCATATCTCTGTAGAATTTGAAGAACTGGATTGCAAAGGATGCAAATGCCGTTTTGTTCTCGTCAGGAATATCGGCAGGGATATGTGATTTGACCATCTTTTCCATGTCTGCATCAGGCATATTGATAGGGATATGGACTTCATTGACCTTTTCGTCCCATCCCTCTTCAACTTCCATACCACCTTCTGCGGACATGAAGAGGACATCATCTTCACCCACAGTCGTTGCGGAGATATAGTATTCCTGCTCCTGTGTATGTGGCGTAAACGGCTCAACGATGAAGTGTGTCAAATGACCTTTTTCACCAGAAAGAAGTGTTACATCATGAGACTGCTTCTCATCGATCCACTTTGCAGCATCTTCAAGTGTGACATCACCCGGCTTCTCCACTCTAAAAAGTACGAGGTCGTTCTTACCTCTTTTACCGAAAAGCATGTCCGGTTTTGCAACCAACGGCTCCTGATTCAACCATTCAAAACCGTGTTCTTTTGCCTTCTCTCTCAGTTCATCTCCACTGCTAACCAATACTGATTTGAATCCATAATGGAAACCATCAAAATATTCGTTCCAATGTCTTGCAAAAATTGCTTTACCATCGTACTCTCTAATCGCTTTTTGAGCCATCGAGTTCTCCTTTTGTTTAGTTCTCAATAGTCTATCATGAGATTGTTTTAACTTTTGATTAGGTAATCCAAACTATAAGTAGAAAAAAAATATTGTGTATTTTAGAAACAGTTTATCGGTCATTTCTACAAGATCGGATACCGTAATATCTCAACTGATATCTTTCACGTTGATTTTTGGTATCGTAGCAATGTCTATTCTTGGATTTCAGCTCTTTTGCAAGATAGTAGGGTTGATAGATACGTTTAGCAAAATGTTTTTGTGGATTTGAGGACATATCATAGGTTACTTTGTGAAAAATAATCAGCAGGGCGCTCAGGATCAACGAAGCTGTAACAATGTAAAAACCGCGTCTGTACCATGTCTGAAACTGTGGAAGTCTCACTCTGAGACTTTGGTTGTACTGATCTATCATCAGGAGAACTGCCCCAAGTACATAAGGTGCGACATCAGTCAGATAAATACGCTGTCGGATCGACAGCAGCAGTGAAAATGCAAATGCCGTAAATGAGATATACCAGATAAGATTCTTCTTCCCCCTAAGCAATATTCGGTACATGGTGTAAAAAAAGTACAAAAACACCAGAGGTGAAAAGAGTGCTGCATAAAGTCCAAAAATCTCAGCAAAATGTCCTGACGGCCTGCCGCCAATGGCAATACCTTTTGCCAGATAGATAAATACCAGAAGAAAGGCAGAAGCAGCGATGGCAAGCCTCTTGTCTTTATATATGATCCCGTACAGGAGTAAAGCTACGAAAAAAAGAATGGATGCTTCATGAACAAAAAAAAGTACAAGCATGATGAAAGGCAGAAAGATCATTTTTTTCTCTTCATAGAGCAAGATAAAAAGTAACACAAGCGGCAGTACGATAATACCGACATTGGCCAGTGTACTCGCCGTGATGATCCCCGGCAGCAACATAAAAACAAATGTGGCGAGATAGGCATCTCCCCGTTTTTCAAAATGCCTGCGGCTAAGCTTATAGAAAAACCAGATACTCAGAAAACCCAACAGAACAAAGAAGATTCGCAAGCCTATAAAGCCAGGGAGAAGTCCACTACTCCAGTGCATCAGAACAGATGCCACATTGTGTGAAATATAAAGAAGTTTTGCCTCGTGCGGGCTGAGCGGTGTGGTAATAGCCAGATAAAAAACAGCAAAAATATAAAATGGCAGAAGCAAAAGAAAATACTGTTTTTTCATCATATATTTAGAACTTAGAGTTTAAGGAAGTTGTCAAGCATCTCATGTCCATATTCACTCATAATGGATTCGGGATGGAACTGCACACCGTAAATGGGCCTGTCCTTGATCTGCAACGACATGATCTCGTCATCGTCTTTACTATGGGAGGTAGCGATGATATTTTCTGGTAGATTCTCTTTATTGACCGTCAAAGAGTGATAACGCGTTGCACGGAATTCTTCGGGTAAGCCATTGAAGATCGGGGTATCGGCATCCACCTCTACTTGCGATGTCTTTCCGTGCATCATATGTTTGGCACGGATCACCTCACCCCCAAAGGCCTGTGCAATACTCTGATGCCCCAGACAGATACCGAAGATTGGCGTAGTGTCTGCAAATTCCTTGATGACATCCAGTGTAACACCAGCATCATCCGGAGTGGAGGGTCCGGGAGAGAGAATGATCTTTTCAGGATGCAGCGCTTTGATCTCATCAATAGTCAACTCGTCATTTCTGATCACTTTGAGATCTGCTCCGAGTTCACGGCAATACTGTACGACATTGTAGGTGAAACTGTCGTAATTGTCTATCATTAGTACCATTATTATTTCCTAAACTTTTATCATAATCTATTTTATCATGCTTTGACTATCAATATACTTTGAGTTCATTATAGAGACTGTCTCTCTCTATAGGCTGGAAACCCGAATTCTTGATCATCGCAACGAAGTCGTCCAGGTTCATACCATGTGCAGATGCCGCTCCGGCTGCTGACTGGATGGACTCTTTTTCTATGGTACCGTCAAGATCATCTGCGCCGAACTCCTGGGCGATCAGTGCCAGGTTGATAGAGGCGGTTACCCAATAGGCTTTGATGTGAGGGATGTTGTCCAGCAGAATACGTGAGATGGCATAGGTCTTTAATATCTCCTGTCCTGAAGGGAACTCTTTGACCTTTAAAAAGTTGTTGTCTCTTTGGTAAACCAGAGGGATAAAGGCATTGAAACCGCCGGTCCTGTCCTGTAGATCACGTAGTCGAAGCATATGGTCAATACGGTGCGCCCGTGTTTCCACATGCCCGAAAAGCATCGTAGCGTTGGACTCTTTGCCTCTTTGGTGCCACTTTTCATGGATCTCCAGCCATTGATCGGAAGTGACTTTTCCTTTGCAGAGATACTCACGTACATCCTCATCAAAAATCTCTGCTCCACCGCCGGGCATGGAATCCACACCATTTTCTATCATCAGATCAAGCACCTCATCATAAGAGAGACCATACTCACGCTTGAGAAAATCTATCTCCGCGGCGGTCATTGCTTTAATGTGCACATCAGGGAAAGCCTCTCTGATCTTTCTAAAGGCTCCCATATACCACTCTACCCCGTCATTGGGATTGTGTGCAGAAACAATATGCATCTCTTTGGCACCGTTGGCTACGGAGTTTCTGACGATCTCAAGTATCTCTTCGTGACTCATGGTGTACTGATTGGGATTTTTGCGACTGGCAGAATAGGCACAGAACTTGCAGATGTCGGCACAGACATTGGTCGGATTGATGTGGCGGTTGATGTTGAAATAGCTTTTGTTTCCGTACTTTTCACGGCGGATCTCATCCGCGAGTTCGCCCAGGGTATAGAGGTCGAGTTCATAAAGCGCTTCACCCTCTTCCTGGCTCAAGCGTTCTTTATTGCGTACTTTTTGTATTAAATCCTGCTCTTGCTTTAAATCCATCACTGTTCATCCATAAATATTTTTGGGTATTATAACACTTATATATTAGGAGTTACCCAGTGGAGAAAGTCAAAGCGAAGATAGAAGAGCTACTTTATGAAAACGCCCCCCATTTCGAGATCGCAAAAGTACTCAAAGGGGAGATCAAACGTTATTTTGACACGCTCGAAGAGACCTTTGCTACTTCAAGTGGCAAAGATTTTCTGGTCAAACACACCAAAAAGATAGATACTATCCTCAAACTGGTCTATCAGGTCGCACACAGGGATATGTTCGGCAACTATGCTCCTATGAAGAATTCTATTCCCCTGGCACTCGTGGCACTTGGCTCCTACGGACGTGAACAGCTCTGCGTCTACTCCGACATTGACCTGATGATCGTTTATAAGGATATCCCGGGTTACAATACAAAGGAAATGATCGAGAAAATACTCTACATTCTCTGGGATACCGGGTTGAAACTCGGACACCGTGTCCATACGGTCGAAGAACTTTACGATGTCTCGAAGACGGACATTACCATCAAGACCGCACTGATCGAATCTCGTTTTATAGACGGTTCGCACTTTCTATGGACCGAAACACAGAATGCACTTTACAAGATCCGCCATGACGATCCGGGAACATTCATCCGTCTCAAACTTGAAGAGCAGGCACAAAAACATAAGAAATTCCCTCTTACCATGGAACCCAACCTCAAAGAGGGATCAGGAGGGTTCAGGGATGCCAACCTGGTTTTCTGGATCGGGAAGATCCTCTACAATGTAGACAGTATCAAGGATCTTCCTACAGATATCGTGGAAGAGAAAGAGTACCGTCCTTTTCGCATTGCACTGGAGTTTCTCTTCCGGGTACGCTCCGCCCTGCATCTTGCCACACACAAAAAAGAGGACCGACTGCGTCTTGACCTCATCCCGTCTCTTGCCGGACTGTTGGGCTATGAAGAGAGTAAAAGCGGTCATATCAAGTTTGCCATGAAGGTGACTGAAAGCCTGAAGACTATCCGTCTCTACAGTACGATATGGCTGGAAAAACTGACCAGGGACTACATGGAGATCCCTTCCGAAAAACGATATATATACCCCAAGGGTAAAGATTTCAATGCCATGCTGAAACATCTTTGCAAAGAGGCAAAAACACCTTACAGGGCACATCCTACTCTTCTAAAAAAACTACTGGATGCCGAACGGCCCGAACGGCCTGACAACAGGCTCTACGAAACGATCGCAACGATCTTCTATCAGCCGTATGCCTACTCTATTCTGAGTACGCTCTCTTACACCAAACTGCTGCGCTATACCATACCGCCCATCAAAAAGGTAGTTGATATGCCACAATTTGACGGATATCACCAGTATGCCGTCGATATTCATTCTTTACGCTGTGTTTATCACCTTGAACATATTGGGGAGCCGCTTGTTCTGAAACTTTATGAAACATTGGAGAAAGAAGAAAAAGCCATGCTGAAACTGGTTGTTTTCCTTCACGATGCAGGGAAAGGACGAAAAAGGGACCATCATCTAGTCGGTGCCTCACTTTTCAAGATCTTCGCACAGAAACTGCAAATCAGCACCCCTCTCATTGAAATGGGAGAACGGTTGATCCAGTACCATACACTGATGAGCAACACCGCCCAGCGTGAAGATATCTACAACGAAAAAGTCATTTTTGGATTCGCCTCACATTTTCCCATCCCAAAGCTGCTTGATATGATCTATATTCTTACCTATGCCGACATGAATGGCGTAGGCGGAGATATCTACAACTCTTTCAGTGCAAAGCTGATCCGTACGCTCTACAAACATTCCCTGGAAATCCTTGGGCAGACCGAACTGCTTGACGAAGCGGCAAAACGTGCCACAAAAGAAGCGGCACTGAAACGCCATCCGGCATTCAAGGCACTTAAAAAAAGCGAACAGAAGAAGATACTTCAAATGCCTTCAAACCTGCTTTTCTTGCGTTATCGGCCTGAACGCATCATAGACATTGCCAAAAAAGCATTTGAAACAGAAGATTTTACGTACCAGATCAGCAATGAAGCACACCTGACCATCGAGATTATCCGTACAGGTTCTTTCAATCTGAGCTATCTGCTCGGTAAACTCACCAATCTTGAAGTAGTTAATATGGATATCAGCAAGCTTTTCAATGAACTCAAATATTTCAAGATCGACTTTGCTACAAAGGTGGGAACAGATGAAGTATATCTTGTCGAAGAGATCATCGCTGATGCTTTCGATCCCACAAAGAAGAGTATCAAAAAGGTACCCCATATCGAAAGAGAGGATATTGATATTGACTGCGAGCACTCAAAGACCTATGCGCTTATGCA
This DNA window, taken from Sulfurovum lithotrophicum, encodes the following:
- a CDS encoding citrate/2-methylcitrate synthase, translating into MSSRLYTKDTQAIFWNNNKTAIQRMLDYDYTIGREKPSVAGIVAPTSGNKFEKFFYGPDEIMISLYKSTADAVKEQPQADVLLNFASFRTAYDVTMEAIEMGDQFKSIMITAEGIPERLARKMNQAARDAGIIVIGPATVGAIAPGAFKIANIGGTIENIVNSKLHRAGSCGLVTRSGGLFNELSNIIAINADGIAEGVAIGGDRFVGSVFIDHLLRMEENPDVKYMILLGEVGGTEEYKVIEAVKDGRIKKPIIAWCIGTIAKHFSSGVQFGHAGASANADAETAAAKNKAMAEAGIYVPESFNDLPATIAEVYNDLKSKGIIGEIEEPELRIVPKVRRPKQFICTISDDRGEEATYAGFPISSVATPDTGKGIGDVISLLWFKKQYPKWATEFIETVIKTVADHGPAVSGAHNAKVTARAGKSVVEALVTGLLTIGPRFGGAIDGAAKYFKYADDNDLTPAEFLNYMKGEGVPIPGIGHRIKSLKNPDLRVTGLMNFAAENFPATPLLDYARTVEALTTSKKENLILNVDGTIGILMVDMWRALGYSEEEINEFIESGTLNAFFIVGRSIGFIGHVLDEKRLAMPMYRHPMDDILYDVQKAEPIA
- a CDS encoding ATP citrate lyase citrate-binding domain-containing protein — its product is MAQKAIREYDGKAIFARHWNEYFDGFHYGFKSVLVSSGDELREKAKEHGFEWLNQEPLVAKPDMLFGKRGKNDLVLFRVEKPGDVTLEDAAKWIDEKQSHDVTLLSGEKGHLTHFIVEPFTPHTQEQEYYISATTVGEDDVLFMSAEGGMEVEEGWDEKVNEVHIPINMPDADMEKMVKSHIPADIPDENKTAFASFAIQFFKFYRDMNFAYLEINPIVMLDGGEMAILDLVARLDDTAGFMMKDAWGDIEFPTAFGMEDMSDEEKAIAEADSKSGASLKLTILNPMGRIWTMVAGGGASVVYADTIADFAGVEDLANYGEYSGGPTTGETKFYAETIFDLMTRYDDPRGKVLIIGGAIANFTDVAKTFTGIIQAFEIYADKLKEHKTKIYVRRGGPNYEKGLKDIKEAADRLGLYIEVYGPETHVTDIVRMALEK
- a CDS encoding anthranilate synthase component II, producing the protein MVLMIDNYDSFTYNVVQYCRELGADLKVIRNDELTIDEIKALHPEKIILSPGPSTPDDAGVTLDVIKEFADTTPIFGICLGHQSIAQAFGGEVIRAKHMMHGKTSQVEVDADTPIFNGLPEEFRATRYHSLTVNKENLPENIIATSHSKDDDEIMSLQIKDRPIYGVQFHPESIMSEYGHEMLDNFLKL
- the mqnE gene encoding aminofutalosine synthase MqnE: MDLKQEQDLIQKVRNKERLSQEEGEALYELDLYTLGELADEIRREKYGNKSYFNINRHINPTNVCADICKFCAYSASRKNPNQYTMSHEEILEIVRNSVANGAKEMHIVSAHNPNDGVEWYMGAFRKIREAFPDVHIKAMTAAEIDFLKREYGLSYDEVLDLMIENGVDSMPGGGAEIFDEDVREYLCKGKVTSDQWLEIHEKWHQRGKESNATMLFGHVETRAHRIDHMLRLRDLQDRTGGFNAFIPLVYQRDNNFLKVKEFPSGQEILKTYAISRILLDNIPHIKAYWVTASINLALIAQEFGADDLDGTIEKESIQSAAGAASAHGMNLDDFVAMIKNSGFQPIERDSLYNELKVY
- a CDS encoding HD domain-containing protein, whose product is MEKVKAKIEELLYENAPHFEIAKVLKGEIKRYFDTLEETFATSSGKDFLVKHTKKIDTILKLVYQVAHRDMFGNYAPMKNSIPLALVALGSYGREQLCVYSDIDLMIVYKDIPGYNTKEMIEKILYILWDTGLKLGHRVHTVEELYDVSKTDITIKTALIESRFIDGSHFLWTETQNALYKIRHDDPGTFIRLKLEEQAQKHKKFPLTMEPNLKEGSGGFRDANLVFWIGKILYNVDSIKDLPTDIVEEKEYRPFRIALEFLFRVRSALHLATHKKEDRLRLDLIPSLAGLLGYEESKSGHIKFAMKVTESLKTIRLYSTIWLEKLTRDYMEIPSEKRYIYPKGKDFNAMLKHLCKEAKTPYRAHPTLLKKLLDAERPERPDNRLYETIATIFYQPYAYSILSTLSYTKLLRYTIPPIKKVVDMPQFDGYHQYAVDIHSLRCVYHLEHIGEPLVLKLYETLEKEEKAMLKLVVFLHDAGKGRKRDHHLVGASLFKIFAQKLQISTPLIEMGERLIQYHTLMSNTAQREDIYNEKVIFGFASHFPIPKLLDMIYILTYADMNGVGGDIYNSFSAKLIRTLYKHSLEILGQTELLDEAAKRATKEAALKRHPAFKALKKSEQKKILQMPSNLLFLRYRPERIIDIAKKAFETEDFTYQISNEAHLTIEIIRTGSFNLSYLLGKLTNLEVVNMDISKLFNELKYFKIDFATKVGTDEVYLVEEIIADAFDPTKKSIKKVPHIEREDIDIDCEHSKTYALMHLKSKNQKGLLAYVINLFDDLGIDIVTAKVHTLKNRVRDMFLIEKNGNFCHNVEIIIEKLTTEKNEGK